The following coding sequences are from one Loxodonta africana isolate mLoxAfr1 chromosome 18, mLoxAfr1.hap2, whole genome shotgun sequence window:
- the MRM1 gene encoding rRNA methyltransferase 1, mitochondrial isoform X1 — protein sequence MRLLAFVGGATWCCSGRLVCHLSQAVRPGGEELSRLRLDDLAVGRRSAGRLELLFGLSPCLLALRAARRRVARLLLQAGRAGLQGERAELLRAAEERGIPVVRPRRQKLDALSRHQVHQGVCMEVSPLRLRPWTESGEARPGDDAQQLWLVLEGLQDPRNLGAVLRSAHFLGVDKIIISRRNSCPLTPVVSKASAGAVEVMDVFSTDDLTGFMQAKARQGWLVAGTVGCPGPEIPHSSQIPVISCLEFLWDRPTLLVLGNEGSGLSQEVQASCQLLLTILPRRQLPPGLESLNVSVAAAREQEACSLTCWSLVCQTLWLHVRQPLCLCESGEAYSLTHVPASTTMIEEKEHFWLGDCKKPS from the exons ATGAGGTTGCTTGCGTTTGTCGGGGGCGCGACCTGGTGTTGCTCCGGTCGCCTCGTCTGTCATCTCTCCCAGGCGGTGCGGCCCGGCGGGGAGGAGCTAAGCCGCCTGCGGCTCGACGACCTGGCGGTAGGCCGGCGGTCTGCTGGGAGACTGGAACTCCTGTTTGGCCTGTCTCCGTGTCTCCTGGCCCTGCGGGCCGCCCGCCGTCGTGTGGCCCGGCTCCTGCTCCAGGCCGGCAGGGCTGGGCTGCAGGGGGAGCGGGCCGAGTTGCTCCGGGCGGCGGAGGAGCGGGGCATCCCAGTTGTGCGGCCCCGACGGCAGAAACTGGACGCCCTTAGCCGCCACCAGGTCCACCAGGGCGTGTGCATGGAGGTGAGCCCGCTGCGCCTCCGGCCCTGGACTGAGTCCGGGGAGGCAAGGCCAGGCGACGACGCTCAGCAGCTATGGCTCGTTCTGGAGGGGCTCCAGGATCCCCGGAATCTTGGGGCGGTGCTGCGCTCTGCTCACTTCCTCGGAGTGGATAAGATCATCATTAGCCGGAGAAACAG CTGCCCGCTCACCCCAGTAGTCAGCAAGGCCAGCGCGGGGGCTGTGGAGGTGATGGATGTATTCTCCACTGATGACCTGACCGGTTTTATGCAG GCGAAGGCCCGGCAGGGCTGGCTGGTGGCTGGCACAGTGGGGTGCCCGGGGCCTGAGATTCCTCACTCCTCCCAGATCCCTGTCATTAGCTGCTTGGAGTTCCTTTGGGACCGGCCCACTCTCCTGGTGTTAG GGAATGAGGGCTCAGGCCTGTCCCAAGAGGTGCAGGCCTCCTGCCAGCTTCTCCTCACCATCCTGCCCCGGCGGCAGCTGCCTCCTGGACTCGAGTCCTTGAACGTCTCCGTGGCTGCAG CCCGTGAGCAGgaggcctgctctctgacctgctggtcTTTGGTTTGCCAGACCCTGTGGCTACatgttcgccagcccctgtgcctatgtgaatcaggagaagcctacagcctgacccatgttccagcctctacaaccat
- the MRM1 gene encoding rRNA methyltransferase 1, mitochondrial isoform X3 yields the protein MRLLAFVGGATWCCSGRLVCHLSQAVRPGGEELSRLRLDDLAVGRRSAGRLELLFGLSPCLLALRAARRRVARLLLQAGRAGLQGERAELLRAAEERGIPVVRPRRQKLDALSRHQVHQGVCMEVSPLRLRPWTESGEARPGDDAQQLWLVLEGLQDPRNLGAVLRSAHFLGVDKIIISRRNSCPLTPVVSKASAGAVEVMDVFSTDDLTGFMQAKARQGWLVAGTVGCPGPEIPHSSQIPVISCLEFLWDRPTLLVLGNEGSGLSQEVQASCQLLLTILPRRQLPPGLESLNVSVAADPVATCSPAPVPM from the exons ATGAGGTTGCTTGCGTTTGTCGGGGGCGCGACCTGGTGTTGCTCCGGTCGCCTCGTCTGTCATCTCTCCCAGGCGGTGCGGCCCGGCGGGGAGGAGCTAAGCCGCCTGCGGCTCGACGACCTGGCGGTAGGCCGGCGGTCTGCTGGGAGACTGGAACTCCTGTTTGGCCTGTCTCCGTGTCTCCTGGCCCTGCGGGCCGCCCGCCGTCGTGTGGCCCGGCTCCTGCTCCAGGCCGGCAGGGCTGGGCTGCAGGGGGAGCGGGCCGAGTTGCTCCGGGCGGCGGAGGAGCGGGGCATCCCAGTTGTGCGGCCCCGACGGCAGAAACTGGACGCCCTTAGCCGCCACCAGGTCCACCAGGGCGTGTGCATGGAGGTGAGCCCGCTGCGCCTCCGGCCCTGGACTGAGTCCGGGGAGGCAAGGCCAGGCGACGACGCTCAGCAGCTATGGCTCGTTCTGGAGGGGCTCCAGGATCCCCGGAATCTTGGGGCGGTGCTGCGCTCTGCTCACTTCCTCGGAGTGGATAAGATCATCATTAGCCGGAGAAACAG CTGCCCGCTCACCCCAGTAGTCAGCAAGGCCAGCGCGGGGGCTGTGGAGGTGATGGATGTATTCTCCACTGATGACCTGACCGGTTTTATGCAG GCGAAGGCCCGGCAGGGCTGGCTGGTGGCTGGCACAGTGGGGTGCCCGGGGCCTGAGATTCCTCACTCCTCCCAGATCCCTGTCATTAGCTGCTTGGAGTTCCTTTGGGACCGGCCCACTCTCCTGGTGTTAG GGAATGAGGGCTCAGGCCTGTCCCAAGAGGTGCAGGCCTCCTGCCAGCTTCTCCTCACCATCCTGCCCCGGCGGCAGCTGCCTCCTGGACTCGAGTCCTTGAACGTCTCCGTGGCTGCAG ACCCTGTGGCTACatgttcgccagcccctgtgcctatgtga
- the MRM1 gene encoding rRNA methyltransferase 1, mitochondrial isoform X2, translating into MRLLAFVGGATWCCSGRLVCHLSQAVRPGGEELSRLRLDDLAVGRRSAGRLELLFGLSPCLLALRAARRRVARLLLQAGRAGLQGERAELLRAAEERGIPVVRPRRQKLDALSRHQVHQGVCMEVSPLRLRPWTESGEARPGDDAQQLWLVLEGLQDPRNLGAVLRSAHFLGVDKIIISRRNSCPLTPVVSKASAGAVEVMDVFSTDDLTGFMQAKARQGWLVAGTVGCPGPEIPHSSQIPVISCLEFLWDRPTLLVLGNEGSGLSQEVQASCQLLLTILPRRQLPPGLESLNVSVAAGILLHSICSQRKGVAAEREREQLLQDPPEFSTTFKEPRVAQHPGLSSGLEKERQNGG; encoded by the exons ATGAGGTTGCTTGCGTTTGTCGGGGGCGCGACCTGGTGTTGCTCCGGTCGCCTCGTCTGTCATCTCTCCCAGGCGGTGCGGCCCGGCGGGGAGGAGCTAAGCCGCCTGCGGCTCGACGACCTGGCGGTAGGCCGGCGGTCTGCTGGGAGACTGGAACTCCTGTTTGGCCTGTCTCCGTGTCTCCTGGCCCTGCGGGCCGCCCGCCGTCGTGTGGCCCGGCTCCTGCTCCAGGCCGGCAGGGCTGGGCTGCAGGGGGAGCGGGCCGAGTTGCTCCGGGCGGCGGAGGAGCGGGGCATCCCAGTTGTGCGGCCCCGACGGCAGAAACTGGACGCCCTTAGCCGCCACCAGGTCCACCAGGGCGTGTGCATGGAGGTGAGCCCGCTGCGCCTCCGGCCCTGGACTGAGTCCGGGGAGGCAAGGCCAGGCGACGACGCTCAGCAGCTATGGCTCGTTCTGGAGGGGCTCCAGGATCCCCGGAATCTTGGGGCGGTGCTGCGCTCTGCTCACTTCCTCGGAGTGGATAAGATCATCATTAGCCGGAGAAACAG CTGCCCGCTCACCCCAGTAGTCAGCAAGGCCAGCGCGGGGGCTGTGGAGGTGATGGATGTATTCTCCACTGATGACCTGACCGGTTTTATGCAG GCGAAGGCCCGGCAGGGCTGGCTGGTGGCTGGCACAGTGGGGTGCCCGGGGCCTGAGATTCCTCACTCCTCCCAGATCCCTGTCATTAGCTGCTTGGAGTTCCTTTGGGACCGGCCCACTCTCCTGGTGTTAG GGAATGAGGGCTCAGGCCTGTCCCAAGAGGTGCAGGCCTCCTGCCAGCTTCTCCTCACCATCCTGCCCCGGCGGCAGCTGCCTCCTGGACTCGAGTCCTTGAACGTCTCCGTGGCTGCAG GAATTCTTCTTCACTCCATCTGCAGCCAGAGGAAGGGTGTCgctgcagagagagaaagagagcaacttCTCCAAGATCCCCCAGAGTTCTCAACCACATTCAAAGAGCCCAGAGTGGCTCAGCACCCAGGACTGTCTTCAGGATTAGAAAAAGAGAGGCAGAATGGGGGCTGA
- the MRM1 gene encoding rRNA methyltransferase 1, mitochondrial isoform X4, protein MRLLAFVGGATWCCSGRLVCHLSQAVRPGGEELSRLRLDDLAVGRRSAGRLELLFGLSPCLLALRAARRRVARLLLQAGRAGLQGERAELLRAAEERGIPVVRPRRQKLDALSRHQVHQGVCMEVSPLRLRPWTESGEARPGDDAQQLWLVLEGLQDPRNLGAVLRSAHFLGVDKIIISRRNSCPLTPVVSKASAGAVEVMDVFSTDDLTGFMQAKARQGWLVAGTVGCPGPEIPHSSQIPVISCLEFLWDRPTLLVLGNEGSGLSQEVQASCQLLLTILPRRQLPPGLESLNVSVAAG, encoded by the exons ATGAGGTTGCTTGCGTTTGTCGGGGGCGCGACCTGGTGTTGCTCCGGTCGCCTCGTCTGTCATCTCTCCCAGGCGGTGCGGCCCGGCGGGGAGGAGCTAAGCCGCCTGCGGCTCGACGACCTGGCGGTAGGCCGGCGGTCTGCTGGGAGACTGGAACTCCTGTTTGGCCTGTCTCCGTGTCTCCTGGCCCTGCGGGCCGCCCGCCGTCGTGTGGCCCGGCTCCTGCTCCAGGCCGGCAGGGCTGGGCTGCAGGGGGAGCGGGCCGAGTTGCTCCGGGCGGCGGAGGAGCGGGGCATCCCAGTTGTGCGGCCCCGACGGCAGAAACTGGACGCCCTTAGCCGCCACCAGGTCCACCAGGGCGTGTGCATGGAGGTGAGCCCGCTGCGCCTCCGGCCCTGGACTGAGTCCGGGGAGGCAAGGCCAGGCGACGACGCTCAGCAGCTATGGCTCGTTCTGGAGGGGCTCCAGGATCCCCGGAATCTTGGGGCGGTGCTGCGCTCTGCTCACTTCCTCGGAGTGGATAAGATCATCATTAGCCGGAGAAACAG CTGCCCGCTCACCCCAGTAGTCAGCAAGGCCAGCGCGGGGGCTGTGGAGGTGATGGATGTATTCTCCACTGATGACCTGACCGGTTTTATGCAG GCGAAGGCCCGGCAGGGCTGGCTGGTGGCTGGCACAGTGGGGTGCCCGGGGCCTGAGATTCCTCACTCCTCCCAGATCCCTGTCATTAGCTGCTTGGAGTTCCTTTGGGACCGGCCCACTCTCCTGGTGTTAG GGAATGAGGGCTCAGGCCTGTCCCAAGAGGTGCAGGCCTCCTGCCAGCTTCTCCTCACCATCCTGCCCCGGCGGCAGCTGCCTCCTGGACTCGAGTCCTTGAACGTCTCCGTGGCTGCAG
- the DHRS11 gene encoding dehydrogenase/reductase SDR family member 11 isoform X5 — MFSAVRSQHSGVDICINNAGLARPDPLLSGSTSGWKDMFNVNVLALSICTREAYQSMKERKVDDGHIININSMSGHRVEPQSVIHFYSATKYAVTALTEGLRHELREAQTHIRATCISPGVVETQFAFKLHDKDPEKAAATYEHMKCLKPEDVADAVIYVLSTPPHVQLSSPVLASQPGWAHHTDYGNRTPGPSSQVDFTVKIKRKIPSNLY, encoded by the exons ATGTTCTCGGCTGTCCGCTCACAGCACAGCGGTGTGGACATCTGCATCAACAATGCCGGGCTGGCCCGGCCTGACCCCCTGCTCTCAGGCAGCACCAGCGGATGGAAGGACATGTTCAAC GTGAATGTGCTGGCCCTCAGCATCTGCACACGGGAAGCCTACCAGTCTATGAAGGAGCGGAAGGTGGACGACGGACACATCATTAACATCAACAG CATGTCTGGCCACCGAGTGGAACCCCAGTCGGTAATCCATTTCTACAGTGCAACCAAGTATGCcgttactgccctgacagagggaCTGAGGCATGAGCTTCGGGAGGCCCAGACCCACATCCGAGCCACA TGTATCTCTCCAGGGGTGGTGGAGACACAGTTCGCCTTCAAACTTCATGACAAGGACCCTGAGAAGGCAGCTGCCACATATGAGCACATGAAG TGTCTCAAACCTGAGGATGTGGCCGATGCTGTCATCTACGTCCTCAGCACCCCCCCACACGTCCAG CTCTCCAGCCCAGTCTTGGCTTCTCAGCCTGGGTGGGCTCATCACACTGACTATGGCAACAGAACACCAGGGCCTAGCTCCCAAGTGGATTTCActgtgaaaattaaaagaaaaattccaaGCAACTTATATTGA